One window from the genome of Deltaproteobacteria bacterium encodes:
- a CDS encoding MBOAT family protein, producing the protein MELISWSTAIAFLVALPIYWWLPAEKRGPFLCVYGLVYFLASQPQAGLIALLFLWVSLYFQRLILTAQTDRGKKWVLFFGVVIALAPMIFYKYRFSLLGHIPFLAWMAALPLAAPVGISYFTFRAVHVLVETRRGAIERLSGIDFFYYITFLPTVVAGPIERFGPFREQRAAAATFSPDLFGEGLQRILIGLVKKLVLADMFYGFISDFMNPVTTLTLRPWQIWLCLHGYYAYLYMDFSGYSDIAIGVSRLFGSRIMENFNWPILATNIREFWRRWHISLTSWLTDYVYFALGGNKKGKIRAEINTMITMLIIAFWHGSNQIGHYFIWGIWLGLGLVVFRQWTRAKERLFPNLVANPTLVGKVVGAFMTIQFMNLSWPIFLFDTRIAILTYLKMFGLVGR; encoded by the coding sequence ATGGAATTGATCTCCTGGAGCACCGCCATCGCCTTCCTCGTCGCGCTGCCGATCTACTGGTGGCTGCCGGCGGAGAAGCGCGGTCCGTTCCTGTGCGTGTACGGGCTCGTCTATTTCCTCGCGTCACAGCCGCAGGCCGGGCTCATCGCCCTGCTCTTCCTCTGGGTCAGCCTCTACTTCCAGCGGCTGATCCTGACCGCGCAGACCGATCGCGGAAAGAAATGGGTGCTCTTCTTCGGCGTGGTGATCGCGCTCGCGCCGATGATCTTCTACAAGTACCGGTTCTCGCTGCTCGGCCACATCCCGTTTCTCGCGTGGATGGCGGCGCTGCCCCTCGCCGCGCCGGTGGGCATCAGCTACTTCACGTTCCGCGCGGTGCACGTGCTGGTCGAGACGCGCCGGGGCGCGATCGAGCGGCTGTCGGGCATCGACTTCTTCTACTACATCACGTTCCTGCCCACGGTCGTCGCGGGTCCGATCGAGCGCTTCGGACCGTTCCGCGAGCAGCGCGCGGCGGCGGCGACGTTTTCGCCCGATCTCTTCGGCGAGGGCTTGCAGCGCATCCTGATCGGGCTCGTGAAAAAGCTGGTGCTCGCCGACATGTTCTACGGCTTCATCAGCGACTTCATGAACCCGGTCACCACGCTCACGCTGCGTCCGTGGCAGATCTGGCTCTGCCTGCACGGGTATTACGCGTATCTGTACATGGACTTCTCGGGCTATTCGGACATCGCCATCGGCGTGTCGCGCCTGTTCGGTTCCCGCATCATGGAAAACTTCAACTGGCCGATCCTGGCGACCAACATCCGCGAGTTCTGGCGGCGGTGGCACATCTCGCTCACGTCGTGGCTGACCGACTACGTGTATTTCGCGCTGGGCGGCAACAAAAAGGGCAAGATCCGCGCCGAGATCAACACGATGATCACGATGCTCATCATCGCCTTCTGGCACGGCTCCAACCAGATCGGCCACTACTTCATCTGGGGCATCTGGCTCGGCCTCGGCCTCGTGGTCTTCCGCCAGTGGACGCGCGCGAAAGAGCGGCTCTTCCCGAATCTGGTCGCGAACCCGACGCTCGTCGGCAAGGTCGTCGGCGCGTTCATGACGATCCAGTTCATGAACCTGTCCTGGCCGATCTTCCTGTTCGATACGCGCATCGCGATCCTGACGTACCTCAAGATGTTCGGCCTCGTGGGCCGTTAA